A genomic segment from Candidatus Eremiobacteraceae bacterium encodes:
- a CDS encoding putative quinol monooxygenase → MLIQLVHYTFAPEDADKVETILRELRDASREEKGVTTFDVARSQEKQNVFVLWEAYRDRVSLDAHIATEHFKRLVINGVRPLAQERVAEMLFPI, encoded by the coding sequence ATGCTCATTCAACTAGTCCACTATACGTTCGCTCCCGAAGACGCGGACAAAGTCGAAACGATATTGCGAGAGTTGCGCGATGCCTCCCGCGAGGAAAAAGGCGTGACCACCTTCGACGTCGCTCGAAGCCAAGAGAAGCAGAACGTGTTCGTGCTGTGGGAAGCGTATCGCGATAGAGTGTCTCTGGATGCTCACATCGCGACGGAGCACTTCAAGCGGCTCGTGATAAATGGCGTGCGGCCGCTGGCGCAGGAACGGGTCGCAGAGATGCTCTTCCCGATCTGA
- a CDS encoding cytochrome P450 codes for MSNELSTVPLSLYHLLDPEVLANPYPLYRRLRTEDPVYWDPYLHAWIVTRYADVVTVLTSFSADRAPTPEFFEALNAPEVSPIAKVMGKQMLFMDPPAHARLRKLAAPAFMPARVQGLRDHICEIATKLIDEIVARGTGRMDLLADFAEPLPAIVSAEMLGVPSEDHVRLKDWSSTFAEMLGNFQHNPDRLDGVLRALDNLTAYFNDAIVEQRSRPRAGLVHTLMSSEVDGDRLTDEEVVANSIVTMVGGQETTTNLIANGMLSLLRDPDQLARLRSDDQIMPAAVEELLRYESPSQHTARLAPDDVVLGGKRICKRDAVIAVMAAANRDPERFPDPDRLDFDRPDNRHLAFGWAAHFCFGAPLARLEARIAFETLLRRFPTLRLTGEQLVWRENLGLRGMRSLPLLYETCA; via the coding sequence ATGTCCAACGAGTTGTCCACAGTCCCGCTGAGCCTCTACCACCTGCTTGATCCGGAGGTGCTGGCGAATCCATACCCGCTTTATCGCCGACTCCGCACTGAGGACCCCGTTTATTGGGACCCCTACCTCCACGCGTGGATCGTCACACGATATGCGGATGTCGTCACCGTCCTCACATCCTTTTCGGCAGACCGCGCACCCACGCCCGAGTTCTTCGAGGCATTGAACGCACCCGAAGTCAGCCCGATCGCCAAAGTGATGGGCAAGCAAATGCTATTCATGGATCCGCCGGCGCACGCTCGCCTGCGAAAACTGGCCGCACCGGCCTTCATGCCGGCGCGCGTGCAAGGTCTGCGCGATCACATCTGCGAGATAGCGACGAAGCTGATCGATGAAATCGTCGCGCGCGGTACAGGACGGATGGATCTGCTCGCCGATTTCGCGGAACCGCTTCCTGCCATCGTGTCGGCCGAGATGCTGGGCGTACCTTCGGAAGATCACGTGAGACTGAAGGATTGGTCCTCGACGTTTGCCGAGATGCTCGGAAACTTCCAGCACAACCCCGACCGGCTTGACGGTGTGCTGCGCGCGCTCGACAATCTTACGGCTTACTTCAACGACGCCATCGTCGAGCAGCGGAGTAGACCACGCGCTGGGTTGGTTCATACGCTGATGTCCAGCGAGGTGGACGGCGATCGCCTGACCGACGAGGAAGTCGTCGCAAACTCCATCGTCACCATGGTCGGAGGACAGGAAACCACCACCAACCTGATCGCAAACGGCATGCTTTCGCTGTTGCGCGATCCGGATCAATTGGCGCGCCTCCGCAGCGACGACCAGATCATGCCGGCCGCGGTCGAGGAACTGCTTCGGTATGAAAGCCCAAGTCAGCATACCGCGCGTCTGGCGCCGGACGACGTCGTGCTCGGTGGGAAGCGAATTTGCAAGCGCGATGCGGTGATCGCGGTGATGGCCGCCGCTAACCGGGACCCTGAGCGGTTTCCCGACCCGGATCGACTGGACTTCGATCGGCCGGACAACCGCCATCTCGCGTTTGGATGGGCGGCCCATTTCTGTTTCGGTGCGCCGCTAGCCCGGCTCGAAGCACGTATCGCCTTCGAAACGCTCCTCCGCCGGTTCCCCACCCTTCGGCTCACCGGCGAACAACTCGTCTGGCGTGAAAACCTGGGGTTGCGCGGGATGCGGTCCCTTCCGCTCTTGTACGAGACCTGCGCGTGA